A region from the Lentisphaera profundi genome encodes:
- the rpsP gene encoding 30S ribosomal protein S16 — protein MVKIRLTRTGKKNAPSFRIVVVDARVRRDGAYIEKLGHYAPIREEEVVNVERAEYWIARGAQATSTVKDIIRRAKTGEPTRGLKGQKKSEEPKAEATEKVAEPVKEAAEAAE, from the coding sequence ATGGTTAAAATCAGACTGACTAGAACGGGTAAAAAGAATGCACCCAGTTTCAGAATTGTAGTTGTAGATGCACGTGTAAGACGTGATGGCGCATACATTGAAAAACTAGGTCACTACGCACCGATTAGAGAAGAAGAAGTCGTTAATGTTGAAAGAGCAGAATATTGGATCGCTCGTGGTGCTCAGGCAACTAGCACAGTGAAAGACATTATCAGAAGAGCAAAAACTGGCGAGCCTACTCGCGGTCTGAAAGGCCAGAAAAAAAGCGAAGAGCCTAAAGCTGAAGCAACAGAAAAAGTAGCAGAACCAGTAAAAGAGGCTGCTGAGGCGGCTGAGTAA
- a CDS encoding KH domain-containing protein, with protein MLSFLKKLFGLGSSNTADYYPQPVGGDEDLVQLVKFIVVRMVDEPGEVQVRGEDNDKGFQITVKCNQSDIGKIIGKAGKNIQALRALVSGAGVRGSRRVSVEIED; from the coding sequence ATGCTAAGTTTTCTAAAAAAACTTTTTGGTCTTGGTTCATCCAACACCGCTGATTATTACCCTCAGCCTGTAGGCGGAGATGAAGATTTGGTGCAATTGGTGAAATTTATAGTCGTTCGTATGGTCGACGAACCTGGAGAAGTTCAGGTACGTGGAGAAGACAACGATAAAGGATTTCAGATTACAGTAAAATGCAATCAATCTGATATTGGTAAGATCATCGGTAAAGCTGGTAAGAACATTCAAGCCTTACGTGCTCTCGTTAGCGGTGCTGGCGTTCGTGGTAGTCGTAGAGTTAGTGTTGAAATAGAGGATTAG
- the trmD gene encoding tRNA (guanosine(37)-N1)-methyltransferase TrmD, which yields MTLFPEVFTEPMSSSILGRAVKADLVKISIHNLREYSTDKHRRVDDRPYGGGPGMVMSCDTIFKAIEDLKTPTSKVIYMSPSGEVFKQRLAEELVKEEHLIILCGHYEGVDQRVLDGIVDREISIGDYILSNGNLAAMVISDAVIRLIPGALGCSESAIDESFNQENGLLEYPQYTRPEEFRQMRVPEVLLSGNHKKIKEWRSEQSYKKTLTRRPDLLKEI from the coding sequence ATTACCCTCTTTCCGGAGGTTTTTACTGAGCCAATGTCGAGTTCCATCTTGGGACGAGCAGTTAAAGCTGATTTAGTAAAGATTTCTATCCATAATTTGCGTGAATATAGTACTGATAAGCATCGCAGAGTGGATGATCGCCCCTATGGTGGCGGGCCAGGAATGGTTATGTCTTGTGATACGATTTTTAAAGCTATTGAAGATTTAAAAACACCCACAAGTAAAGTTATCTACATGAGCCCAAGCGGAGAGGTGTTTAAGCAACGCCTAGCCGAAGAACTTGTCAAAGAAGAACATTTGATTATTCTTTGCGGTCACTACGAAGGAGTCGACCAGCGAGTTTTAGATGGCATTGTAGATAGAGAGATATCGATTGGAGACTACATACTAAGCAACGGTAACCTTGCAGCGATGGTTATAAGTGATGCAGTGATTCGTTTGATTCCAGGAGCCTTAGGCTGTAGTGAATCGGCGATTGATGAATCCTTTAACCAAGAGAATGGACTGTTAGAATATCCGCAGTATACCAGACCCGAAGAATTTAGACAGATGCGAGTTCCAGAAGTTCTTTTATCTGGAAATCATAAAAAAATTAAAGAATGGCGTAGTGAGCAATCCTACAAGAAGACGCTTACTCGCCGACCTGATTTATTAAAGGAGATATAA
- the rplS gene encoding 50S ribosomal protein L19 has product MQQIARENERTDLPAFNVGDSVKIQYRIVDGANSRLQAFQGNVIAIKNCGNSKTFTLRRVNFGQGVERTFPFNSPNLESLSVERKGNVRRAKLYYLREKIGKSARIKEAK; this is encoded by the coding sequence ATGCAACAAATAGCTCGCGAGAACGAGCGTACAGATCTTCCTGCTTTCAACGTTGGTGATTCTGTAAAGATTCAGTACCGTATCGTTGATGGTGCTAATAGTCGTTTACAGGCTTTTCAAGGCAATGTAATCGCTATTAAAAACTGTGGTAACAGTAAAACTTTCACACTTCGTCGTGTGAACTTTGGCCAAGGCGTAGAGAGGACTTTCCCGTTCAACTCACCAAACCTTGAGTCTCTTTCAGTAGAAAGAAAAGGCAACGTTCGTCGTGCTAAACTTTACTACCTTAGAGAAAAAATTGGTAAGTCTGCACGTATCAAGGAAGCTAAGTAG
- a CDS encoding ribonuclease HII — protein MFFFEEHYRLLGFKAIGGVDEVGRGPLAGPVVAACCILREGMDLPEGIDDSKKLSRKKRRVIYDQLRDMDGVDYALGLVEPEEIDKINILQASHLAMRKAVEAMKVDADFLLIDGLPVPGFKAPTRSIVKGDSRSISIAAASILAKEFRDDLMAEYALEYPQYGFEKHMGYGTKLHMQALDEFGPCPLHRRSFAPVRKAENEFK, from the coding sequence ATGTTCTTTTTTGAAGAGCATTACCGGCTTCTTGGTTTTAAGGCTATTGGTGGGGTAGATGAAGTGGGTCGCGGTCCTTTGGCGGGGCCAGTAGTTGCCGCTTGTTGTATACTTCGTGAGGGGATGGATCTTCCTGAGGGTATCGATGATTCAAAAAAATTGAGTCGAAAAAAACGCCGTGTTATTTATGATCAACTCCGCGATATGGATGGAGTTGACTACGCCTTGGGGCTTGTTGAGCCAGAGGAAATAGACAAAATTAATATTTTACAGGCCAGTCACCTCGCCATGCGTAAAGCTGTCGAGGCCATGAAAGTCGACGCAGATTTTTTATTGATTGATGGTTTACCTGTTCCAGGATTTAAAGCGCCGACGCGTAGTATTGTTAAGGGTGATTCTCGTTCAATATCTATTGCGGCTGCTAGTATTTTAGCGAAAGAATTTCGCGATGATTTGATGGCTGAATATGCCCTTGAGTATCCTCAGTACGGATTTGAAAAACATATGGGATATGGAACAAAATTGCATATGCAGGCTTTGGATGAGTTTGGCCCCTGTCCCTTGCATCGTCGTTCTTTTGCACCTGTGAGGAAAGCTGAAAATGAGTTTAAGTAA
- the bioA gene encoding adenosylmethionine--8-amino-7-oxononanoate transaminase, translating into MSLSNLQSRDLKHLWHPCAQMKDYETFPPMEIVSAKGSLLHTANDGPLIDIISSWWCKSLGHGHDEVQQAVRDQMEKFEHVILANTSNELIVNLCEKLISLNPGYNKVFFADSGSDGVEVAVKMSLQYQQQNGQEQRKKFMSLQNAYHGETILTLALGDCGLYSAPYAALMPEIKKILDIPYVSGKVEDLPFEDFSSLLEPLEEYADELAGIVIEPVLQGAGGMLFYHPSFIKALRDWTSARGIHLIADEILTGMGRLGKVRACEFAGVLPDFSVFSKSMTAGFTPMSCVLTTDEIYNGFYDDYETGRGFMHSNTYTGNAISAAAAVAALEFYEREQVFARVAKDSVYMHELFEDVAAETGALLNVRSCGFVVAADLDMSLAGLNKKRCGYELYKKAVRKGLLLRPLGNTVYFLPPLNIERDLLEKSADIMKELIFEELRS; encoded by the coding sequence ATGAGTTTAAGTAATTTACAGAGTAGAGATTTAAAGCATCTGTGGCACCCCTGTGCACAAATGAAAGACTATGAGACCTTTCCGCCGATGGAAATAGTTTCGGCAAAAGGGAGCTTGTTGCATACCGCGAATGATGGGCCTCTTATTGATATAATAAGTTCTTGGTGGTGCAAAAGCCTTGGTCATGGTCATGATGAAGTCCAGCAGGCAGTTAGAGATCAGATGGAGAAGTTTGAACACGTTATTTTAGCCAATACGTCGAATGAATTGATTGTTAATTTATGTGAAAAGTTGATCTCTTTAAATCCTGGATATAATAAAGTATTTTTTGCCGATAGTGGCTCTGATGGTGTAGAAGTCGCAGTTAAAATGTCTTTGCAGTATCAGCAACAGAATGGACAAGAGCAGCGCAAGAAATTCATGTCTTTACAGAATGCTTATCATGGGGAGACCATACTTACATTGGCGCTAGGTGATTGTGGACTCTATTCTGCGCCTTACGCGGCTTTAATGCCCGAGATTAAGAAAATTTTAGATATACCTTATGTGAGTGGTAAAGTTGAAGATTTACCTTTTGAAGATTTTTCTTCTTTGCTTGAACCACTCGAAGAATATGCGGATGAGTTAGCAGGTATAGTGATTGAGCCAGTTTTACAAGGAGCAGGAGGGATGCTTTTTTATCATCCTAGTTTTATTAAAGCTCTCCGCGATTGGACTTCTGCAAGAGGGATTCATTTGATTGCAGACGAAATCTTGACCGGAATGGGGCGACTGGGGAAGGTTAGGGCCTGTGAATTTGCGGGTGTGTTGCCGGATTTCTCTGTTTTTTCCAAAAGTATGACAGCAGGTTTTACTCCGATGAGTTGTGTTCTTACGACGGATGAAATTTACAATGGCTTTTATGATGACTATGAAACTGGTCGTGGTTTTATGCATTCCAATACTTATACGGGTAATGCTATTTCGGCAGCGGCGGCAGTGGCAGCGCTTGAGTTTTATGAAAGAGAACAAGTCTTTGCGAGAGTTGCGAAAGATTCTGTGTATATGCACGAATTATTTGAAGATGTGGCAGCTGAAACAGGGGCCTTGCTCAATGTCAGGAGTTGTGGCTTTGTGGTAGCAGCAGACTTGGATATGAGTTTAGCTGGTTTGAATAAAAAGCGCTGTGGTTATGAGCTTTATAAAAAAGCAGTGCGAAAAGGCCTTTTATTAAGGCCTTTAGGCAATACGGTTTATTTTTTACCGCCACTTAATATCGAGCGAGACCTACTTGAAAAGTCTGCAGATATTATGAAAGAGCTTATTTTTGAGGAGCTTCGTTCTTAG
- a CDS encoding NAD-dependent epimerase/dehydratase family protein has translation MSKRILITGISGQIGTNLAYNLIDKGYEIFGIDKRQNTWTSDLTTIHQDLSSRYDNYNQGLGCLDYGKVDLVIHLAANAKVHELVEHPTRALDNFMMTFNMIEYCRTNNIPIIYSSTREVYGDIQRYVTNEEDASFHTTESPYSASKISGEAFLYSYSKCYDLSYICYRFSNVYGRYDNDIERMERVIPLFYNKIKNGEPITIYGEDKVLDFTYIDDCVAGISSGVDKLLSGEVKNKTFNLAHGTGNPLRTVADVFQEELGVEADLSFEPSRLGEVTHYIADISSAKKYLNYDPKTDLVSGLRKAAAWYASQSK, from the coding sequence TTGAGTAAACGAATTTTAATCACTGGAATTAGTGGCCAAATTGGCACAAACCTTGCCTATAACCTCATCGACAAGGGCTATGAAATTTTTGGTATCGACAAGCGCCAAAACACTTGGACAAGCGACCTAACAACTATCCATCAAGATCTCTCAAGTCGCTACGACAACTACAATCAAGGTCTCGGTTGCTTAGACTATGGAAAAGTCGATCTTGTAATCCACTTAGCAGCCAACGCCAAAGTACACGAATTAGTCGAGCACCCCACACGCGCACTCGATAACTTCATGATGACTTTTAATATGATTGAGTACTGTCGGACTAATAACATCCCCATCATTTATTCATCCACTCGTGAAGTCTATGGCGATATCCAGCGCTACGTGACTAATGAAGAAGATGCTAGCTTCCACACAACTGAAAGCCCCTATTCCGCTAGTAAGATCTCTGGCGAAGCCTTCCTTTATTCATATTCAAAATGTTATGATCTATCCTACATATGCTATCGTTTCAGCAATGTCTACGGCCGCTACGACAACGATATTGAACGAATGGAGCGCGTCATACCGCTCTTCTATAACAAGATCAAGAATGGCGAGCCTATCACCATCTACGGCGAAGATAAAGTACTAGACTTCACCTATATAGATGACTGTGTAGCTGGAATTTCATCAGGAGTCGATAAACTCCTAAGCGGAGAAGTTAAGAATAAAACTTTTAACCTCGCCCATGGAACAGGCAATCCTTTGCGCACTGTTGCAGATGTCTTCCAAGAAGAACTAGGAGTTGAGGCTGATTTAAGCTTTGAGCCGTCGCGCTTAGGCGAAGTCACACATTATATCGCAGATATCTCTAGCGCTAAAAAATATTTGAATTACGATCCAAAGACCGATCTAGTTAGCGGGCTCCGCAAAGCCGCCGCCTGGTATGCATCTCAAAGTAAGTAA
- the pgsA gene encoding CDP-diacylglycerol--glycerol-3-phosphate 3-phosphatidyltransferase, producing MNIANKITVSRFGLTLVFVLLAQFDQHVFFRWLALIVAVCAALSDFLDGYLARKYKLVTDFGKLMDPLADKILVAAAFFILCKKSITPDWFAIIIVTREFAVTGLRQIAASKGIIIQADKSGKIKTAFQFTYLGIVALHWAINGNSIAISNNTLVFFLNAVMLITVYITLSSGYNYFINNKNLFNKNI from the coding sequence ATGAACATAGCCAATAAAATCACCGTAAGTAGATTCGGTTTAACTTTAGTATTCGTCTTGCTAGCCCAGTTTGACCAACATGTTTTTTTTCGCTGGCTCGCTTTAATCGTCGCCGTATGCGCCGCCTTGTCTGACTTTTTAGATGGCTACTTAGCCCGAAAATACAAACTCGTTACTGATTTTGGCAAACTAATGGACCCCTTAGCTGACAAAATTTTAGTCGCGGCGGCCTTCTTTATCCTATGTAAAAAAAGCATCACCCCCGACTGGTTTGCTATCATTATCGTAACTCGAGAATTTGCCGTTACAGGGCTTCGACAAATCGCAGCCAGCAAGGGTATTATCATCCAAGCCGATAAATCTGGCAAAATCAAAACAGCTTTTCAGTTTACATATCTAGGTATTGTCGCCTTACACTGGGCCATTAACGGCAACTCAATAGCTATCAGCAATAACACGCTCGTTTTTTTCCTCAACGCCGTCATGCTAATAACAGTTTACATCACCTTATCTTCAGGCTACAATTACTTTATTAACAACAAAAACCTCTTCAATAAAAACATCTAA
- a CDS encoding ABC transporter permease subunit translates to MIVDNFMATVLLGGLILAVFSADRVMGREISQGTAGFIFSKPISRVEYVLGKIVGVILVMVFYSLCSSMELLISLRCAGDQFRLDWGVYILLACASLVIPYLGGALRNYLKGGNFCQSSMLMLMVSMCVATLVAQFLPGHSKEEMGLNGQVARGFLVLGFALALMGTIAVSLMTRLRVTGTFVMMFLVFLGGATADYFFGITAEKGSIIAKMVYLILPNWQSFWQAEALAIKIEIPFTYISWSFIYMSAMIAFFSALACTLFQSRELHEDNNS, encoded by the coding sequence ATGATTGTAGATAACTTCATGGCGACAGTGCTCCTAGGTGGCTTAATTCTCGCGGTGTTTAGTGCAGATCGAGTGATGGGGCGTGAAATTTCTCAGGGAACTGCAGGTTTCATTTTCTCTAAGCCTATAAGTCGAGTCGAGTATGTACTGGGTAAGATTGTAGGAGTTATCCTGGTGATGGTTTTCTACTCACTGTGCAGTTCGATGGAGTTGCTTATATCTCTTCGCTGTGCTGGAGACCAGTTCAGGTTAGATTGGGGTGTCTATATTTTGTTAGCCTGTGCCAGCCTAGTGATTCCTTATCTCGGAGGAGCGTTGCGGAATTATTTGAAAGGTGGCAACTTTTGTCAGTCAAGTATGTTGATGCTGATGGTATCTATGTGCGTCGCTACACTAGTAGCACAATTTTTACCAGGGCACTCAAAAGAAGAAATGGGCTTGAATGGTCAAGTGGCAAGAGGTTTTTTAGTTTTAGGTTTTGCCCTAGCTTTGATGGGGACAATAGCGGTATCATTGATGACGCGTTTACGTGTAACAGGCACATTTGTCATGATGTTTCTCGTGTTTTTAGGTGGCGCTACGGCAGATTATTTTTTTGGTATCACTGCTGAAAAAGGAAGTATCATAGCGAAGATGGTGTATTTGATTTTGCCGAATTGGCAATCTTTTTGGCAAGCAGAGGCCTTAGCTATAAAAATTGAAATCCCCTTTACTTATATAAGCTGGTCATTTATATATATGTCAGCAATGATCGCTTTCTTCTCTGCTTTGGCATGTACCTTATTTCAAAGTCGAGAACTTCACGAGGATAATAATTCGTGA
- a CDS encoding LysR family transcriptional regulator — protein MNINLHHLELFYYVAEAEGISNAVKVMPYAIQQPAISQQIVSLEKHLGVKLFERRPFCLTDAGRVLIAVVAPFMEKLATIEDELRDLDKQRLRLGCASLIAEHYIPQILPALMKEFPKLMPVINEIEGRSPYRELISGDLDVVISSEPLPRSKKFNYETLLTIPYRVIVKKDSPLVRNFNWSEQCLDSMNWVALQEDSYSMSLLKQEMKKHGCAPVYGALTNTISTALKYIQLGLGAGFMITPPKFLLESHDLVALNTDFLAEAEIGLAWREKDEIIDILNSFRSLARDLIMARRGDFV, from the coding sequence GTGAATATAAATCTGCACCATCTGGAGCTATTTTATTACGTAGCGGAAGCAGAAGGCATTTCGAACGCAGTAAAAGTGATGCCCTATGCCATTCAGCAGCCAGCCATCAGTCAACAAATTGTTAGTTTAGAAAAACATTTAGGTGTGAAGCTCTTTGAGAGGCGCCCCTTTTGTTTAACTGATGCAGGGAGGGTGCTGATTGCGGTCGTCGCACCTTTTATGGAGAAATTAGCAACCATCGAGGATGAGTTACGAGATTTAGACAAGCAACGATTACGTTTAGGTTGCGCTTCTTTGATTGCAGAACATTATATTCCGCAAATATTACCCGCTTTAATGAAAGAGTTTCCAAAGTTAATGCCTGTAATCAATGAGATTGAGGGGCGTTCCCCTTATCGTGAACTTATTAGTGGCGATTTAGATGTTGTTATATCTTCCGAACCTTTGCCGCGAAGTAAAAAGTTTAATTACGAAACCTTGCTCACAATTCCTTATCGTGTGATCGTAAAAAAAGATAGTCCTTTAGTTAGAAACTTTAATTGGTCAGAGCAATGCCTAGATTCAATGAATTGGGTGGCTTTACAAGAAGACAGCTATAGCATGAGCTTATTAAAGCAAGAGATGAAAAAGCATGGTTGTGCTCCAGTTTATGGTGCCTTGACCAATACTATTTCAACGGCACTTAAATATATCCAGTTAGGTTTAGGGGCGGGATTTATGATTACACCACCAAAATTTTTACTTGAGAGTCACGACTTAGTGGCTTTAAATACGGATTTTTTAGCAGAAGCAGAAATTGGTCTAGCGTGGAGAGAGAAAGATGAGATTATAGATATCCTCAATTCATTTCGCTCATTGGCACGGGACTTAATCATGGCTCGTCGCGGAGATTTTGTCTGA
- the rnhA gene encoding ribonuclease HI codes for MKKEILLATDGACKGNPGPGGYGTILIYNNHRKEFSGGYKLTTNNRMEMLAVVKGLEALKESCKVKVLSDSKYIVDNIKGGHPWKWRQRGWILTSKKPAKNADLWECILNLLDKHEVIFEWVKGHSGHELNDRADELASDAAEQNNLIDDEGFKGS; via the coding sequence ATGAAAAAAGAGATTTTACTTGCTACTGATGGAGCCTGTAAAGGTAATCCTGGTCCCGGCGGTTATGGAACTATTTTAATTTATAATAATCACCGGAAAGAATTTTCTGGAGGATATAAATTAACGACTAATAATCGTATGGAGATGCTTGCAGTTGTTAAGGGTTTAGAAGCTTTGAAAGAAAGCTGTAAGGTCAAAGTTTTAAGCGACAGTAAGTATATCGTCGATAATATCAAGGGAGGTCATCCCTGGAAATGGCGTCAACGAGGCTGGATTCTAACAAGTAAAAAACCTGCGAAAAATGCTGATTTATGGGAGTGTATACTCAATCTTTTAGATAAGCATGAAGTTATTTTTGAATGGGTTAAAGGTCATAGTGGTCATGAGCTTAATGATCGAGCGGATGAATTAGCTTCAGACGCAGCAGAACAAAATAATTTAATAGATGATGAAGGGTTTAAAGGCTCATAA
- a CDS encoding S41 family peptidase, producing MLKKTLILVAIINLLLGFTYYRSKSLAQPQLSDEFHLLEEAGAKLKSSYVDESKVDNESLTTGALKGMLKSLDSFSTYYTPSQNKEQEDDLKGKFAGVGILFRVDDNGVFVRKVYGDSPAEKAGVLGGDYIVAANEVSLVGLDSKGVVGHLKGALDSKLKLSVHRKEEKLELDLERGFVSVPTIKSAKMLDEEIGYLYITQFGSKTADDFSNYIDEFSEQGMKGLIIDLRFNGGGYLNSAVEICSVFLEYGSLVAYKEGRDAAREDLLDLSEEARLEIPIVILVNGDSASASEVTASCLRDYERCVLVGEKTYGKGSVQVISELSNGGSIRFTIAKYYTPAGYVIHGKGLEPDLKVKLSSSEKKELRKQIANYDTIESKDPHDKQFLEAYRVLQEEIKLAVKEAPFFAELKQNE from the coding sequence ATGCTTAAGAAAACGCTGATTTTAGTAGCGATTATCAACTTACTTTTGGGCTTTACTTATTATAGAAGTAAGAGCCTTGCTCAGCCTCAGTTGAGTGATGAATTTCATTTGTTAGAAGAGGCAGGGGCTAAATTGAAGAGTTCCTATGTAGATGAAAGCAAAGTTGATAATGAAAGTTTAACAACAGGGGCGTTAAAAGGGATGTTGAAAAGTTTAGATAGCTTTTCGACCTATTACACACCATCACAAAACAAAGAACAAGAGGATGACCTAAAAGGCAAGTTTGCCGGAGTGGGGATTCTTTTTCGTGTTGATGATAATGGAGTTTTTGTCAGGAAGGTGTATGGCGATTCACCAGCAGAGAAAGCAGGTGTACTTGGAGGGGATTATATTGTTGCCGCTAATGAAGTTTCGCTAGTGGGTTTAGATAGCAAAGGAGTCGTAGGACATTTAAAAGGCGCCCTTGATTCAAAGTTGAAATTATCTGTACATCGAAAAGAAGAGAAGTTAGAATTAGATTTAGAAAGGGGCTTTGTTTCAGTTCCAACAATAAAATCAGCAAAGATGCTTGATGAAGAAATCGGCTATTTGTATATTACACAATTTGGATCGAAAACAGCTGACGACTTTTCAAATTATATAGATGAATTTAGTGAACAGGGAATGAAAGGTTTAATTATTGATTTGCGATTCAATGGCGGAGGATATTTAAATTCTGCGGTTGAAATATGTTCGGTTTTTCTAGAGTATGGTTCCTTGGTTGCTTATAAAGAGGGTAGAGATGCAGCTCGTGAAGATTTACTCGACTTAAGTGAAGAGGCGAGGTTAGAAATCCCCATTGTTATACTTGTGAATGGGGATAGTGCCTCAGCTTCAGAAGTGACGGCCTCATGCTTACGGGACTATGAACGCTGTGTATTAGTTGGAGAAAAAACCTACGGTAAAGGTTCTGTGCAAGTTATCAGTGAGCTGAGTAATGGTGGCAGCATACGCTTTACGATTGCAAAATATTATACTCCAGCTGGTTACGTTATACATGGCAAAGGTTTAGAGCCTGATCTTAAGGTGAAATTATCATCTTCAGAAAAAAAAGAACTACGTAAGCAGATAGCCAATTATGATACAATTGAATCTAAAGATCCGCATGACAAGCAATTTCTGGAGGCATACAGGGTTCTTCAAGAAGAGATTAAATTAGCAGTAAAAGAAGCTCCCTTTTTCGCTGAGTTAAAGCAAAATGAGTAA
- a CDS encoding PTS sugar transporter subunit IIA, with the protein MNFADLLNPKLILCDLQAESHEMVYLEMLEALKSQCKDISEPRIILKDILEHERLVDMPYDVGFAIPHTRSAGVSDLHLVLGIHKKGIKLQDCDQERSKIIILFLVSTETSKIYLLILKALARYFSSPGMSDKLASCNSPSEVISQFQKDKVEINHSIKAEDIMSTSMDCMPESGMLGSAIDVLAQTKRLHIPIVDSDGRLIGDFNIDSILQGSVPDYIRMMDNLNFLPEFEPFDKILKNEDRTPVNKFIDHEPNTCKRETPLMDVVIRFIKDKVTCLYVVDETMHPEGVITKHELISNLLRS; encoded by the coding sequence ATGAATTTTGCAGATTTACTGAATCCAAAATTAATTCTATGTGACCTTCAGGCTGAAAGTCATGAAATGGTTTATTTGGAAATGCTTGAAGCGTTGAAGTCCCAATGTAAGGATATTTCTGAGCCAAGGATAATTTTAAAAGATATTTTAGAACATGAAAGATTAGTAGATATGCCCTATGATGTGGGCTTTGCTATACCTCACACTCGTTCAGCAGGAGTCAGTGACTTACATTTAGTTCTTGGTATTCATAAGAAAGGAATTAAACTTCAAGATTGTGATCAAGAAAGAAGCAAAATCATTATTCTTTTCCTCGTTTCTACGGAAACTTCAAAAATCTATCTACTTATATTGAAGGCTTTGGCTCGCTACTTTTCCAGTCCAGGGATGAGCGATAAACTTGCGTCATGTAATAGCCCAAGCGAAGTTATCTCACAGTTTCAAAAAGATAAAGTTGAGATTAATCACAGTATTAAAGCAGAAGATATTATGAGTACGTCAATGGACTGTATGCCTGAGTCGGGTATGCTGGGCTCAGCGATTGATGTATTGGCACAAACAAAGCGCTTACACATTCCGATTGTAGATTCTGATGGCCGATTGATTGGAGATTTTAACATCGATTCTATTCTTCAAGGCTCAGTACCAGATTATATAAGGATGATGGATAATTTAAATTTCTTGCCAGAATTTGAGCCTTTTGATAAAATTTTAAAAAATGAAGATCGAACTCCTGTGAATAAATTTATTGATCATGAACCAAATACCTGTAAACGTGAAACGCCTTTAATGGATGTAGTGATAAGATTTATTAAAGATAAGGTGACTTGTTTATATGTTGTCGATGAGACAATGCACCCCGAGGGTGTTATCACCAAGCATGAACTCATTAGCAATTTGTTGAGATCATAA